The following coding sequences are from one Tepidamorphus gemmatus window:
- a CDS encoding sensor histidine kinase: MTSPALDRNRRPPGRSWTLGLEHLFRSWPIRRRILALAVVNSAIVVVFGLLVWDGGRVIGGAWSELEAAKHTDRQLIVIETQTGRLQTLIHRHFNQPRPTVLAEIEQGRAALLGALDAAAMADPALASPADDLKRAIDSFLGGFEELRDVRTAITTIYEQEVLTPASEMAGLYSIIDSSTRTGGPPIWPALAKSREALSAMLVAANAYYLSLAPDAAADARRNVESIERTVPVMLDLAETDLQRQVLTTLMDRAATVSRGLRRLEDSFATQARLLQDVIDGNQARMERAIADMLQIASRREAAAQTRFDEALSGVYRRMIAVTVVFIGLIVLFSLAIARSLVVPLYDLMIAMREIAAGNYDHRLGDFVGDDEIGDMAIAIEVFRENAIARRRAEEEVIRAKERAENALAELRHTQRNLIDAEKLAALGGLVAGVAHEVNNPVGISLTVASTLQRRVDAFAAELATGQLRRSQLSDFVAGVGDAATQLVANLHRAGDLIQSFKQVAVDRSQTERRTVDLREATEQILASLRPGLKKLPVTVETDIPDGIPLDSYPGPYGQVVTNLFLNAMIHAFPDGAAGRIAIAARRSGADMVEICFSDDGCGMEPDVAARAFDPFFTTRRGSGGTGLGLHIVYNLVTQRLGGRIVLASEPGRGTCFRITLPLVAPNEDSPATHGTA, translated from the coding sequence GTGACCAGTCCCGCCCTTGATCGCAACCGGCGGCCGCCCGGACGTTCCTGGACACTGGGGCTCGAACATCTGTTCCGCTCCTGGCCGATTCGACGGCGCATCCTGGCGCTGGCCGTGGTCAATTCGGCCATCGTCGTCGTGTTCGGCCTGCTGGTCTGGGACGGCGGGAGGGTGATCGGCGGCGCCTGGAGCGAACTCGAGGCCGCCAAGCACACGGACCGCCAGCTGATCGTCATCGAGACCCAGACCGGACGCCTGCAGACCCTGATCCACCGCCATTTCAACCAACCGCGCCCCACCGTGCTGGCCGAGATCGAGCAGGGGCGTGCGGCGCTGCTCGGCGCGCTCGATGCCGCGGCGATGGCCGATCCGGCGCTCGCCAGCCCGGCCGACGACCTCAAGCGGGCCATCGATTCCTTCCTCGGCGGATTCGAGGAGCTGCGCGACGTGCGTACCGCGATCACGACGATCTACGAGCAGGAGGTGCTGACGCCGGCGAGCGAGATGGCCGGACTGTATTCGATCATCGACAGCTCGACCCGCACCGGCGGCCCGCCGATCTGGCCGGCGCTGGCCAAATCCCGCGAAGCGTTGTCGGCGATGCTGGTGGCGGCCAACGCCTACTATCTCTCGCTCGCGCCGGACGCGGCGGCCGATGCCCGGCGCAATGTCGAAAGCATCGAGCGGACGGTGCCGGTGATGCTCGATCTCGCAGAAACGGATCTGCAGCGCCAGGTGTTGACGACGCTCATGGATCGCGCCGCCACGGTCAGTCGCGGGTTGCGCCGGCTGGAAGACAGCTTCGCCACCCAGGCGCGCCTGCTGCAGGATGTGATCGACGGCAATCAGGCACGCATGGAACGCGCCATCGCCGACATGCTGCAGATCGCCTCCCGGCGCGAAGCCGCCGCCCAGACGCGATTCGATGAGGCGCTCAGCGGCGTCTATCGTCGCATGATCGCGGTGACGGTCGTCTTCATCGGGCTGATCGTGCTGTTCAGCCTGGCGATCGCCCGCAGCCTCGTCGTGCCGCTCTACGACCTTATGATCGCCATGCGCGAGATTGCCGCAGGCAACTACGACCACCGCCTCGGCGATTTTGTCGGCGACGACGAGATCGGTGACATGGCGATCGCCATAGAGGTGTTTCGCGAGAACGCCATCGCCAGGCGCAGGGCGGAGGAAGAGGTGATCAGGGCCAAGGAGCGCGCCGAGAACGCGCTCGCCGAGCTGCGCCACACCCAGCGCAACCTCATCGACGCCGAGAAGCTCGCCGCCCTCGGCGGGCTGGTGGCCGGCGTCGCGCACGAGGTCAACAATCCCGTCGGCATCAGCCTGACCGTTGCCTCCACCCTGCAGCGCCGCGTCGACGCCTTCGCCGCCGAGCTCGCCACCGGCCAGCTCCGTCGCTCGCAGCTCAGCGACTTCGTTGCCGGTGTCGGGGACGCGGCCACACAGCTCGTGGCCAATCTGCACCGGGCCGGCGATCTGATCCAGTCGTTCAAGCAGGTCGCAGTCGACCGCAGCCAGACCGAACGGCGTACTGTCGATCTGCGCGAGGCGACCGAGCAGATCCTCGCGAGCCTTCGTCCCGGCTTGAAGAAGCTGCCGGTGACCGTCGAGACGGACATCCCGGACGGCATCCCGCTCGACAGCTATCCCGGTCCTTACGGACAGGTCGTCACCAACCTGTTCCTGAATGCCATGATCCACGCCTTTCCGGATGGCGCGGCGGGGCGCATCGCCATCGCGGCGCGTCGCAGCGGCGCCGACATGGTCGAGATCTGCTTTTCTGACGACGGTTGCGGCATGGAGCCGGATGTGGCAGCCCGTGCCTTCGATCCCTTCTTCACGACCCGCCGCGGCAGTGGCGGAACTGGGCTCGGACTGCATATCGTCTATAATCTCGTCACGCAGAGGCTCGGCGGCCGAATCGTGCTGGCGTCGGAGCCCGGGCGCGGGACGTGTTTCAGGATCACTCTTCCGCTGGTCGCTCCCAACGAGGACAGCCCGGCGACGCATGGGACCGCATGA
- a CDS encoding MotA/TolQ/ExbB proton channel family protein — protein sequence MDETTGGSAGLGITPGPESLPGGPGDVGTAVGIAPHSAAGDILTSLGGLLDLGGPIVAILLALSVVALTIVIAKLLQFARFGRRNRRACARAVGMWCRGNIDTARQEIAALGGPIAGVLRVAMDGLAEARDAAHVRERVEQAASQALAASRSYLRGLEAIAQAAPLLGLLGTVIGMIDAFKVLEASGGDVDPAGLAGGIWVALLTTAVGLGVAIPISFVLHWFDARVDVERQELERLATAVLTHPPRPAPPREADPVPIRPMGARIHAG from the coding sequence ATGGACGAGACGACGGGCGGGTCGGCCGGCCTCGGTATAACGCCAGGGCCGGAGTCGCTGCCAGGTGGACCGGGCGATGTCGGCACGGCCGTCGGGATCGCGCCGCACAGCGCGGCGGGAGACATTCTGACGAGCCTCGGCGGCCTCCTCGATCTCGGCGGTCCGATCGTCGCGATCCTGCTGGCGTTGTCCGTGGTCGCGCTGACCATCGTCATCGCCAAGCTTCTCCAGTTCGCCCGGTTCGGGCGGCGCAATCGGCGCGCCTGCGCGCGGGCGGTCGGGATGTGGTGCCGGGGCAACATCGACACGGCGCGGCAGGAGATCGCGGCGCTCGGCGGTCCGATCGCAGGTGTGCTGAGGGTGGCCATGGACGGGCTGGCCGAGGCGCGCGACGCAGCGCATGTGCGCGAGCGCGTCGAACAGGCCGCATCGCAGGCGCTGGCAGCGTCGCGATCCTATCTGCGTGGTCTCGAGGCGATCGCGCAGGCGGCGCCGCTGCTCGGCCTGCTCGGCACGGTGATCGGCATGATTGACGCCTTCAAGGTTCTGGAGGCAAGCGGTGGCGACGTCGATCCGGCGGGGCTGGCGGGCGGCATCTGGGTGGCGCTGCTGACAACCGCGGTCGGTCTCGGGGTCGCGATCCCGATCTCCTTCGTGCTGCACTGGTTCGATGCGCGTGTCGACGTCGAACGCCAGGAGCTGGAGCGGCTGGCCACGGCGGTGCTCACCCACCCGCCGCGTCCGGCCCCGCCACGCGAGGCCGATCCCGTGCCGATCAGGCCGATGGGGGCCAGGATCCATGCGGGTTGA
- a CDS encoding energy transducer TonB family protein, with protein sequence MLAIGLHAALFGLAMPSQELAMERSAGRAGAVWGLPMASIADVLDPEDMAQAAADPGETAETDPIEPTAAQPVAPTAAETVSEPAEPTEPVSAPAATAGPVSPADAAEPLTPQVAATEPEDAVAVNAWDGGFAVAEPVADVETAASEPAERSTVTLTPVADADAIAARDEVPVPMARPADVPRVETTPARPRAAPAPQRVAKQAEPRPVQTRPAGRQQPATGQSGSRPGTRSSAAPAGEQVGSGGTRAADGGRAILSSYAGRVAAHLQRFKRYPDAAARQRLSGTAVVTFTLAADGRVRASKLARRSGQAVFDQEVLAMVQRASPFPPIPVESGRSVYTFTVPVHFKPR encoded by the coding sequence GTGCTGGCGATCGGCCTGCACGCCGCGCTGTTCGGCCTGGCGATGCCCTCGCAGGAGCTGGCGATGGAACGCTCGGCCGGGCGCGCGGGGGCGGTCTGGGGTCTGCCGATGGCCTCGATCGCCGACGTGCTGGACCCGGAGGATATGGCACAGGCGGCTGCCGACCCCGGCGAGACCGCCGAAACCGATCCAATCGAACCGACGGCGGCGCAGCCCGTCGCGCCGACTGCGGCCGAGACGGTGTCGGAACCCGCCGAGCCGACCGAGCCGGTGAGCGCACCCGCCGCCACGGCAGGACCTGTCAGCCCGGCAGACGCGGCGGAGCCGCTCACGCCGCAGGTCGCAGCCACCGAGCCCGAGGACGCCGTTGCCGTCAATGCCTGGGACGGCGGGTTCGCAGTGGCCGAGCCGGTCGCTGACGTCGAGACGGCGGCAAGCGAGCCGGCCGAGCGGTCCACTGTGACGCTGACGCCGGTGGCCGACGCGGACGCCATCGCCGCGCGCGACGAGGTGCCCGTGCCGATGGCGCGCCCTGCGGATGTGCCGCGCGTCGAGACGACACCGGCAAGACCGCGGGCAGCACCCGCGCCGCAGCGCGTTGCGAAGCAGGCTGAGCCCCGTCCGGTGCAGACCCGACCGGCAGGCCGGCAGCAGCCCGCGACGGGCCAGAGCGGCAGCCGGCCGGGTACCCGTAGCAGCGCAGCACCGGCTGGCGAGCAGGTCGGCAGCGGCGGCACCCGCGCGGCGGACGGCGGGCGCGCCATCCTGTCGTCCTACGCAGGCCGGGTCGCCGCCCACTTGCAGCGGTTCAAGCGCTACCCCGACGCGGCGGCCCGCCAGCGGCTTTCCGGCACCGCCGTCGTCACCTTCACGCTCGCGGCCGACGGGCGGGTGCGGGCCAGCAAGCTCGCGCGCCGGTCCGGGCAGGCGGTGTTCGACCAGGAGGTGCTGGCGATGGTCCAGCGCGCGTCGCCATTCCCGCCGATTCCCGTCGAGAGCGGTCGGTCGGTCTACACCTTTACCGTGCCCGTGCACTTCAAGCCGCGCTGA
- a CDS encoding pyridoxal-phosphate-dependent aminotransferase family protein: MTVRTGRDILGIPGPTTIPDEVLGAMHRPAIQIYTGELVGITDSLLADLRTVMRTAGRTYIYASNGHGGWEAALTNVLSRGDTVLVLESGRFAHNWGEMARMLGVRIETLEGTWRDPVDPAKVEARLRADTGRTIKAVLVVQIDTASGVVNDIPAIRAAIDAAGHDALFLVDTIASLACMPFEMDAWRVDVCVAAAQKGLMTPPGLAFLGVSDKALAAHKAADLRTLYWDWTAREGALHYQKYCGTPPEHLLFGLRKALDMLLSEGLENAWKRHALLAEATRRAVSVWAQGGALEFNIRDASARSPSITTVLIGEAYSQPALLDYCLEKCNVTVGGGIGELKGKALRIAHMGYCNAPMLFGMLGAIDMGLKALDIPHGQGAVQAAVDYLAASVPA, encoded by the coding sequence ATGACCGTCCGCACCGGCCGGGACATTCTCGGCATCCCCGGCCCCACCACGATCCCCGACGAGGTGCTGGGGGCGATGCATCGTCCGGCCATCCAGATCTATACGGGCGAGCTCGTCGGCATCACCGACAGCCTGCTGGCCGATCTGCGCACCGTCATGCGCACTGCCGGGCGGACCTACATCTATGCCTCCAACGGGCATGGCGGCTGGGAGGCGGCGCTTACCAATGTGCTGTCGCGCGGCGACACCGTGCTGGTTCTGGAAAGCGGCCGCTTCGCCCACAACTGGGGCGAGATGGCGCGCATGCTCGGTGTCCGCATCGAGACGCTGGAGGGCACCTGGCGTGACCCCGTCGATCCGGCGAAGGTCGAGGCCCGCCTCAGGGCCGACACCGGACGCACGATCAAGGCCGTGCTCGTTGTCCAGATCGACACGGCTTCCGGCGTGGTCAATGACATTCCGGCGATCCGCGCCGCCATCGACGCGGCGGGTCACGATGCCCTGTTCCTGGTCGACACCATCGCCTCGCTCGCCTGCATGCCCTTCGAGATGGATGCCTGGCGGGTCGATGTCTGCGTCGCCGCCGCCCAGAAGGGTCTGATGACGCCGCCAGGACTTGCCTTCCTCGGCGTCAGCGACAAGGCGCTCGCCGCCCACAAGGCCGCGGACCTGCGCACGCTGTACTGGGACTGGACTGCCCGCGAGGGCGCCCTGCACTACCAGAAGTACTGCGGTACGCCGCCCGAGCACCTGCTGTTCGGCCTGCGCAAGGCGCTCGACATGCTGCTCTCCGAGGGGTTGGAGAATGCCTGGAAGCGTCACGCCCTGCTCGCCGAGGCGACCCGCCGCGCGGTCTCGGTGTGGGCGCAGGGCGGCGCGCTCGAGTTCAACATCCGCGACGCGTCCGCCCGCTCGCCGTCGATCACCACCGTACTGATCGGCGAGGCTTACAGCCAGCCGGCGTTGCTCGACTACTGCCTGGAGAAATGCAACGTCACTGTCGGCGGCGGCATCGGCGAGCTGAAGGGCAAGGCGCTGCGCATCGCCCATATGGGCTACTGCAACGCGCCGATGCTGTTCGGCATGCTGGGTGCGATCGACATGGGGCTGAAGGCGCTGGACATCCCGCACGGTCAGGGAGCCGTGCAGGCGGCGGTGGACTACCTCGCAGCCTCGGTCCCGGCCTGA
- the pobA gene encoding 4-hydroxybenzoate 3-monooxygenase, giving the protein MRIQVGIIGAGPAGLLLSHVLNLEGIGSVVLEARSRDYVESRIRAGVLEQGTVDLLTQSGLGARMAQIGLLHRGIELRFRGERHRIDFPSLTEGKSVMVYAQHEVVKDLIAARLAAGGDLRFEAKVDGLDGIDTAAPSIRYTQHGAAKILDCQVVVACDGFHGIGRTAIPSERLRVYERVYPFGWLGILAEAPPSSDELIYARHDEGFALFSMRSPTVSRLYLQCPADVDLGDWPDARIWDELERRAEIPGGWPLARGPVLQKGVTPVRSFVAEPMQHGRLFLAGDAAHIVPPTGAKGLNLAAADVRTLSRALVRWFRTGNEDLLEAYSATALRRVWQAERFSWWMTSLLHRFDETGPFGQRIQLAELDYVTSSQAAMRTLAENYVGLPFAD; this is encoded by the coding sequence ATGCGCATTCAGGTCGGCATCATAGGGGCAGGACCGGCTGGTCTCCTGCTGTCGCACGTCCTGAATCTCGAGGGCATCGGTTCGGTCGTGCTGGAAGCGCGCAGCCGCGACTACGTGGAAAGCCGCATTCGCGCCGGCGTTCTGGAGCAGGGCACGGTCGACCTGCTCACGCAAAGCGGCCTCGGCGCGCGCATGGCGCAGATCGGTCTTCTCCATCGAGGCATCGAGCTCCGGTTCCGTGGCGAGCGGCACCGGATCGACTTCCCGTCGCTCACCGAGGGCAAGTCGGTGATGGTCTATGCTCAGCACGAGGTCGTGAAGGATCTGATCGCCGCGCGTCTGGCGGCCGGCGGCGATCTGCGCTTCGAGGCGAAGGTCGACGGTCTCGATGGTATCGACACGGCCGCACCGTCGATCCGCTACACGCAGCACGGCGCGGCGAAGATTCTCGACTGCCAGGTGGTCGTCGCCTGCGACGGCTTCCACGGCATCGGCCGCACGGCGATCCCCAGCGAGCGGCTCAGGGTCTACGAGCGCGTCTATCCGTTTGGCTGGCTCGGCATCCTGGCGGAGGCGCCGCCGTCGTCGGACGAACTCATCTATGCGCGCCACGACGAGGGCTTCGCCCTGTTCTCGATGCGCTCGCCGACCGTGAGCCGGCTCTACCTGCAGTGCCCGGCGGATGTCGACCTCGGCGACTGGCCTGACGCGCGGATCTGGGATGAGCTGGAGCGGCGTGCCGAAATTCCCGGCGGATGGCCGCTGGCGCGCGGACCCGTGCTCCAGAAGGGCGTTACCCCGGTCAGGAGCTTTGTCGCCGAGCCGATGCAGCACGGCCGGCTGTTCCTGGCCGGGGATGCCGCGCACATCGTCCCGCCGACCGGGGCGAAGGGCCTCAACCTCGCCGCCGCCGACGTCCGGACCCTGTCGCGCGCGCTCGTGCGCTGGTTCCGGACGGGCAACGAGGATCTGCTGGAGGCCTATTCGGCCACTGCATTGAGGCGCGTCTGGCAGGCGGAGCGCTTCTCATGGTGGATGACGTCGCTCCTGCACCGCTTCGACGAAACGGGACCGTTCGGCCAGAGGATCCAACTTGCCGAGCTCGACTACGTGACCAGTTCGCAGGCCGCGATGCGGACGCTTGCCGAGAATTATGTCGGCCTGCCGTTCGCCGACTGA
- a CDS encoding ExbD/TolR family protein, whose amino-acid sequence MRLVSTPRPRTDDGVVPLINVVFLLLIFFLIAGTLMPRADFRVDFARTAESPASRPPADAIYVSQAGFVSWRGQALSPDRLGEAVAADPALDRSAPLPVVLDRALPAGDLSAILAALAGAGVQQVRLVTRREAGR is encoded by the coding sequence ATGCGGCTTGTCAGCACTCCACGTCCGCGCACCGACGACGGCGTCGTGCCGCTGATCAACGTCGTCTTCCTGTTGCTGATCTTCTTCCTGATTGCCGGGACGCTCATGCCCCGCGCCGACTTCCGGGTCGACTTCGCCCGCACCGCCGAGAGCCCGGCGAGCCGGCCACCAGCCGACGCGATCTATGTCTCGCAGGCGGGCTTCGTCTCCTGGCGCGGTCAAGCCCTGTCACCCGACCGGCTCGGCGAGGCGGTGGCCGCCGATCCTGCGCTGGACCGGTCGGCACCACTGCCGGTGGTGCTCGACCGGGCCTTGCCGGCCGGGGACCTCTCCGCGATTCTCGCCGCGCTCGCCGGTGCTGGCGTTCAGCAGGTGCGGCTCGTGACCCGGCGCGAGGCCGGCCGATGA
- a CDS encoding ATP-binding response regulator, giving the protein MTDDDDFLTLLEDDRDAAPPAFAGRWKVVVIDDDPAVHDGTRFALYDYELNGQGLEILSAHSAAEGRDLLRTNPDTAVVLLDVVMESDTAGLELVDYLRKELRNETVRIILRTGQPGQAPERRVIVDYDINDYKAKTELTADKLFTTLTAALRSYQQLQRMVETRRGLEIIIEAASTLFDFRSMQRLAEGVLTQLASLLNVSCAGILVLRESIRAGNSTISVLAGSGCYSSLAGAASTERLDEDLRRLVDAAFERRCNEFEGRRSVIYLETQSGREVIVLLEADKQLSETDRALVEVFCSRLSVAFDNVILYEQLQEANARLEERVAQRTADLKRANALKNEILGIVAHDLKNPLSVILGRAEMLAEQVRRTPFPLDSTCNQVEQISIAARRMTQMVEGLIVEAMNDADDISIRRQPVDVTALIEEVSEANRTLAARKDQVLEVACAPAMRIEADVDRLREAIDNLVSNAVKYTEPGGNVRIEADTGDGAVTIRVRDTGPGLTGEDMGRLFGRFQRLSAKPTGGESSTGLGLSIAKRIVELHGGRITAESPGPGRGSTFSILLPANGETLQSANGRPT; this is encoded by the coding sequence ATGACCGACGACGACGATTTCCTGACGCTCCTGGAAGACGACCGCGACGCGGCCCCGCCAGCGTTTGCCGGCAGGTGGAAGGTGGTGGTAATCGACGACGATCCTGCCGTCCACGACGGTACCCGCTTCGCCCTCTACGACTACGAGCTGAACGGCCAGGGACTCGAGATCCTGTCTGCCCACTCGGCGGCGGAGGGGCGCGATCTTCTGCGCACCAATCCGGACACGGCGGTGGTGCTGCTCGACGTGGTGATGGAGAGCGACACCGCCGGGCTCGAACTGGTGGATTACCTGCGCAAGGAGCTCAGGAACGAAACCGTACGCATCATCCTGCGCACCGGACAGCCCGGCCAGGCGCCGGAGCGGCGGGTCATCGTCGACTACGACATCAACGACTACAAGGCAAAGACCGAGCTGACCGCCGACAAGCTGTTCACCACCCTGACCGCCGCACTGAGGAGCTATCAGCAGCTTCAGCGCATGGTCGAGACCCGGCGCGGGCTGGAGATCATCATCGAGGCGGCCTCGACACTGTTCGACTTCCGCTCGATGCAGCGGCTTGCCGAGGGCGTGCTGACGCAGCTGGCCTCGCTGCTCAACGTATCCTGCGCCGGTATCCTGGTGCTGCGCGAGAGCATCCGCGCCGGCAACAGCACCATCTCCGTGCTGGCCGGTTCGGGCTGCTACAGCAGCCTTGCCGGAGCCGCCTCGACGGAGCGGCTGGACGAGGATCTGCGCCGGCTGGTCGATGCGGCCTTCGAGCGGCGCTGCAACGAGTTCGAGGGCCGGCGCTCGGTCATCTACCTGGAGACCCAGTCGGGTCGCGAGGTGATCGTCCTGCTCGAGGCCGACAAGCAGCTCTCCGAAACCGACCGGGCGCTGGTCGAGGTGTTCTGTTCGCGCCTGTCGGTGGCCTTCGACAATGTGATCCTCTACGAGCAGTTGCAGGAGGCCAACGCGCGCCTCGAGGAACGGGTCGCCCAGCGCACGGCCGACCTGAAACGTGCCAACGCGCTGAAGAACGAGATCCTCGGGATCGTCGCGCACGACCTGAAGAATCCACTTTCCGTCATTCTCGGCCGCGCCGAGATGCTGGCCGAACAGGTCCGCCGCACTCCGTTCCCGCTCGACAGCACCTGCAACCAGGTCGAACAGATCTCGATCGCCGCCAGGCGGATGACGCAGATGGTCGAGGGGCTGATCGTCGAGGCCATGAACGACGCCGACGATATCTCGATCCGCCGCCAGCCCGTCGATGTCACCGCGCTGATCGAGGAGGTCTCCGAGGCCAACCGGACACTCGCCGCCCGCAAGGATCAGGTCCTCGAGGTCGCCTGCGCGCCAGCCATGCGCATCGAGGCGGATGTCGACCGCCTGCGCGAGGCGATCGACAATCTGGTTTCGAACGCGGTCAAGTATACCGAGCCGGGCGGCAACGTGAGGATCGAAGCGGACACTGGCGACGGCGCGGTCACGATCCGCGTCCGCGATACCGGCCCGGGACTGACCGGCGAGGACATGGGCCGGCTGTTCGGCCGCTTCCAGCGCCTGTCCGCCAAGCCGACCGGCGGTGAATCCTCGACAGGGCTCGGCCTGTCGATCGCCAAGCGCATCGTGGAACTGCATGGCGGCCGCATCACTGCCGAGAGCCCGGGTCCGGGCCGGGGCAGCACCTTCTCGATCCTGCTGCCGGCCAACGGCGAGACTCTTCAGTCGGCGAACGGCAGGCCGACATAA
- a CDS encoding antibiotic biosynthesis monooxygenase family protein: MFLAMNRFKVAKGSEADFEEIWRSRDSHLNAVPGFVEFHLLKGPEREDHTLYASHTIWRTKADFENWTKSEAFRMAHRNAGQSKVLYLGHPEFEGFEPVIELVKSPAAA, encoded by the coding sequence ATGTTTCTGGCAATGAACCGCTTCAAGGTCGCCAAGGGGTCGGAGGCCGATTTCGAGGAGATCTGGCGCAGCCGCGACAGCCATCTGAACGCTGTTCCGGGTTTCGTGGAGTTTCACCTCCTCAAGGGACCGGAGCGCGAGGATCACACGCTCTATGCCTCGCACACCATCTGGCGCACCAAGGCCGACTTCGAGAACTGGACGAAGTCGGAAGCCTTCCGCATGGCGCACCGCAACGCCGGACAGTCGAAGGTGCTCTATCTCGGCCATCCCGAATTCGAGGGCTTCGAGCCGGTGATCGAACTGGTGAAGTCGCCCGCCGCCGCCTGA
- a CDS encoding ExbD/TolR family protein codes for MRVEAAGPKRRGTGLTALIDVVFLLLLFFMLASTFSRFAIVEVALGGRAGVAPAADVVAVLLGVDGEGNLHVNGARVGPEALAEALRAATGGEPARILVRPAAGASVQDIVRALERARSAGVGDVILVR; via the coding sequence ATGCGGGTTGAGGCTGCCGGGCCGAAGCGCCGGGGTACAGGGCTGACGGCGCTGATCGACGTGGTCTTCCTGTTGCTGCTGTTCTTCATGCTCGCCTCGACCTTCTCGCGCTTCGCGATCGTGGAGGTTGCGCTTGGCGGGCGCGCGGGCGTTGCACCGGCCGCGGATGTCGTCGCGGTGCTTCTCGGCGTCGATGGCGAGGGCAATCTGCACGTCAACGGTGCCCGCGTCGGGCCGGAGGCGCTTGCGGAGGCGTTGCGCGCGGCGACAGGAGGCGAGCCGGCCCGAATTCTGGTCCGGCCGGCCGCCGGGGCGAGTGTGCAGGACATCGTGCGGGCGCTGGAGCGCGCCAGGTCTGCTGGCGTGGGCGACGTTATCCTGGTGCGGTGA